A stretch of Kyrpidia spormannii DNA encodes these proteins:
- a CDS encoding LysM peptidoglycan-binding domain-containing protein — MREGKRQRTIQVRVDRQCEIPELQGDESLEDMALATEITSFSREGDAYILEGYIEVIGYAAPPEDRRGDGWTRPEGFLFDAVADQGALKSIQEKLPFELRVRAEDQEGEVLHVKTRLGSWDVHVLGPGVLQLRADLIVDGFSATGYYFRCGDQEEGFWPEGAGETTEVGRRSLPDQPEEISEGAEDLPSFEFQAGQDPVSAPPGWTTGPMDPVPGVELSSVREEQASPAGDPAGGSDDPEADADHAGERGVDGEEHPDGRVADDTSGFVDTGPADVPVDFTEKGSGWAVGEKEWPADSLPEAPLTEESVGEEMEEEPGAATAVDEGERVAVTAVRAGQERPESFAWAKLYQRAEMPASATLTFRRVNEQESLLGIAEEYRVPVTDLMRLNGLSGEIVQPGQWLVVPRRRKE; from the coding sequence GTGCGGGAAGGAAAACGGCAACGGACCATTCAGGTGCGTGTCGACCGCCAGTGCGAAATCCCGGAGTTGCAGGGGGATGAATCGTTAGAGGACATGGCCCTGGCCACGGAGATCACTTCCTTCTCCCGAGAGGGGGACGCTTACATCCTGGAAGGGTATATTGAAGTGATCGGGTATGCCGCTCCTCCCGAGGATCGACGGGGAGATGGTTGGACTCGGCCCGAGGGTTTTTTGTTCGATGCGGTGGCGGATCAAGGCGCTCTCAAAAGTATCCAAGAGAAGCTGCCCTTTGAGCTGCGGGTGCGGGCGGAGGACCAGGAGGGCGAGGTCTTGCACGTCAAAACGCGCCTGGGCTCCTGGGACGTTCACGTGCTCGGCCCCGGAGTTCTTCAGCTCCGGGCGGATCTCATCGTCGACGGATTCTCAGCGACAGGGTATTATTTTCGCTGCGGTGACCAGGAAGAAGGGTTTTGGCCGGAAGGGGCGGGTGAAACGACGGAGGTCGGCCGCAGGTCGTTGCCCGACCAACCGGAGGAGATTTCTGAAGGCGCGGAGGATTTACCTTCTTTCGAGTTCCAGGCCGGTCAAGATCCTGTGAGTGCACCGCCGGGGTGGACGACGGGTCCCATGGATCCGGTACCCGGGGTGGAACTGTCGTCCGTTCGAGAAGAACAGGCGAGTCCAGCTGGCGATCCTGCGGGTGGATCTGATGATCCGGAGGCGGATGCGGATCACGCCGGGGAGAGGGGCGTCGACGGGGAGGAGCATCCAGACGGGCGAGTGGCGGACGACACTTCGGGCTTTGTAGATACGGGTCCGGCCGATGTGCCAGTGGATTTCACGGAGAAAGGGTCGGGCTGGGCGGTCGGCGAAAAAGAGTGGCCGGCAGATTCGCTGCCTGAGGCGCCGCTGACCGAGGAATCGGTTGGGGAAGAAATGGAGGAGGAACCGGGTGCTGCCACGGCAGTGGATGAAGGTGAGCGGGTTGCTGTCACCGCAGTGAGGGCAGGACAGGAGCGACCCGAATCTTTCGCTTGGGCGAAATTGTATCAACGCGCGGAAATGCCCGCTAGCGCCACACTGACGTTCCGACGGGTGAACGAGCAGGAGAGCCTGCTCGGGATTGCCGAAGAGTACCGGGTGCCGGTGACCGATCTGATGCGTCTCAACGGGTTGTCCGGAGAAATCGTCCAACCGGGCCAGTGGCTCGTGGTGCCGAGGCGTCGGAAAGAATGA
- a CDS encoding valine--tRNA ligase produces the protein MKGQGGTARSDQLPTAFEPANVESKWYRFWMENGYFRAGRVPDGKPFTIVIPPPNVTGALHMGHALDFTLQDILIRFRRMQGRDALWLPGTDHAGIATQNRVEAMLLKETGQSRHDIGRDAFVEKVWEWKRQYGSIITNQIQALGFSCDWSRERFTMDEGLSRAVREVFVRLYERGLIYRGKYIINWCPRCRTALSDIEVEHEELDGALHYVRYPFTDGSGAVVVATTRPETMFGDVAVAVHPDDERYRAWIGKRVRLPLTDREIPVVGDSYVDPSFGTGCLKITPAHDPNDFEVGRRHGLPAPVVMNEDGTMNEGAGDFQGMDRFEARKAVVEALRREGYLERVEPHRHAVGHCQRCHTVVEPFLSEQWFVKMKPLAEPAIEAVKAGRVRFVPERFEKLYLHWVENVRDWCISRQLWWGHRIPAWYCEGCGETIVAAEDPEHCPRCGSRQLRQEEDVLDTWFSSALWPFSTMGWPEETEDLRRYFPTDVLVTGFDIIYFWVARMIFMSLAFTGEVPFRTVYIHGLVRDSQGRKMSKSLGNGIDPLDVVNKYGADALRFMLASGTAPGNDQRFYWEKVESARHFANKIWNAARFVLLNVDKEVGGDLKGAVLGRPEHWILHRLNETVRDVTEALENFDFGGAAKMVYDFVWGEFCDWYIEFSKAALYGGNPLAARGTRQVLVHVLDRALRLLHPFMPFLTEEIWQKLPGHGEALVAAEWPVPEDQYFDAPGAAVVEEWMELIRRVRNVRSEMNVPPGKPVPVLVRPADQEALRDFEGGEVYLRRLAGIDPLDFDLHAVPPSKSVTEVLGRAELFIPLEGVVDLEGEIRRLEKELEQLGKEVDRVRAKLDNPSFVAKAPPAVVEEQRRKEVDYAARRERVQARLKSLQRMI, from the coding sequence ATGAAAGGCCAAGGCGGCACAGCCCGGTCGGATCAACTGCCGACCGCTTTTGAACCGGCGAATGTTGAGAGCAAATGGTATCGCTTCTGGATGGAAAATGGATATTTTCGGGCGGGCCGGGTGCCGGATGGAAAGCCCTTTACGATCGTCATCCCGCCCCCCAATGTCACCGGGGCTCTCCACATGGGGCACGCCTTGGATTTCACCCTGCAGGATATTCTCATTCGCTTTCGGCGCATGCAGGGCAGGGATGCGCTTTGGCTACCGGGAACGGACCACGCCGGAATCGCCACCCAGAACCGGGTGGAGGCGATGTTGCTTAAAGAGACGGGCCAGAGCCGCCATGATATCGGGCGCGATGCCTTTGTGGAAAAAGTCTGGGAATGGAAGCGGCAATACGGGAGCATCATCACGAATCAGATACAGGCCTTGGGATTTTCTTGCGATTGGTCCAGGGAGCGGTTTACCATGGACGAGGGCCTATCCAGGGCCGTGCGGGAAGTGTTTGTGCGGCTTTACGAACGCGGTCTCATTTACCGAGGCAAGTATATCATCAATTGGTGTCCGCGCTGTCGAACGGCCTTGTCGGATATCGAGGTGGAGCATGAGGAGCTCGACGGAGCCCTTCATTACGTTCGATACCCGTTCACCGATGGAAGCGGGGCTGTGGTGGTGGCCACCACACGCCCGGAGACGATGTTCGGGGATGTGGCAGTGGCGGTTCATCCGGACGATGAGCGATACCGCGCCTGGATTGGAAAACGGGTGCGCCTCCCCCTGACGGACCGGGAGATCCCGGTGGTCGGAGACTCTTATGTGGATCCTTCCTTTGGAACCGGCTGTCTTAAAATCACTCCGGCCCACGATCCGAACGATTTTGAAGTCGGGCGCAGACACGGCCTGCCCGCGCCGGTGGTGATGAACGAAGATGGCACCATGAACGAAGGGGCGGGCGATTTTCAGGGGATGGACCGGTTCGAGGCCCGTAAGGCGGTGGTGGAGGCGCTGCGCCGGGAAGGTTATCTCGAACGGGTGGAACCGCACCGGCATGCGGTGGGTCATTGTCAGCGCTGCCACACGGTGGTGGAACCGTTCTTGTCCGAACAGTGGTTCGTCAAAATGAAACCCTTGGCCGAGCCGGCCATTGAAGCGGTGAAAGCGGGGCGAGTGCGCTTCGTTCCGGAGCGCTTTGAAAAATTATATCTTCACTGGGTGGAAAATGTACGGGATTGGTGCATTTCTCGCCAGCTTTGGTGGGGTCACCGGATTCCGGCGTGGTACTGTGAGGGGTGCGGGGAAACGATCGTGGCCGCGGAAGACCCGGAGCACTGTCCCCGGTGTGGGAGCCGGCAACTGCGCCAGGAAGAGGACGTTTTGGACACTTGGTTTTCGTCCGCTCTATGGCCTTTTTCCACCATGGGATGGCCGGAGGAAACCGAAGATTTACGCCGGTATTTCCCGACGGATGTCCTGGTGACCGGGTTTGACATCATTTACTTTTGGGTGGCCCGGATGATTTTCATGTCCCTGGCCTTTACCGGAGAAGTGCCTTTTCGCACCGTTTACATACACGGACTCGTTCGGGACAGCCAGGGCCGGAAAATGTCCAAAAGTCTGGGCAACGGCATTGATCCCCTGGATGTGGTGAACAAATATGGCGCCGATGCGCTGCGGTTTATGTTGGCGTCGGGCACGGCACCCGGGAATGACCAGCGGTTTTATTGGGAAAAGGTGGAGTCTGCCCGTCATTTTGCCAATAAGATCTGGAATGCCGCCCGTTTTGTGTTGCTGAATGTCGACAAAGAGGTCGGCGGGGATTTAAAGGGCGCTGTGCTCGGTCGACCGGAGCACTGGATCCTTCACCGCCTCAACGAGACGGTACGGGACGTGACCGAGGCCTTGGAGAACTTCGACTTCGGCGGCGCGGCCAAAATGGTGTATGATTTCGTGTGGGGCGAGTTTTGCGACTGGTACATTGAATTCTCCAAGGCGGCGCTATATGGCGGGAATCCCTTGGCTGCACGGGGGACTCGCCAGGTGTTGGTACACGTCTTGGACCGGGCATTGCGACTTCTCCATCCTTTTATGCCCTTCTTGACCGAGGAGATCTGGCAGAAACTCCCGGGTCATGGGGAGGCCTTGGTGGCGGCAGAGTGGCCGGTACCGGAAGATCAGTACTTCGATGCTCCTGGGGCGGCCGTGGTGGAAGAATGGATGGAGTTGATCCGCCGGGTGCGCAATGTGCGGTCGGAGATGAATGTCCCGCCGGGCAAGCCGGTTCCGGTGCTGGTGCGTCCCGCCGATCAAGAGGCCCTTCGGGATTTCGAGGGGGGAGAGGTCTATCTGCGACGGCTGGCGGGGATTGATCCGCTCGACTTCGATTTGCACGCGGTGCCGCCTTCGAAGTCGGTGACCGAGGTGTTGGGCCGGGCGGAATTGTTCATCCCCTTAGAAGGAGTCGTGGATCTGGAAGGCGAAATAAGACGGTTGGAGAAAGAACTTGAGCAACTGGGGAAGGAAGTGGACCGGGTTCGGGCCAAGCTCGACAATCCGTCCTTTGTGGCCAAAGCTCCGCCGGCGGTGGTGGAAGAACAGCGGCGCAAAGAAGTGGATTACGCGGCGCGTCGAGAGCGCGTTCAGGCCCGGCTCAAGTCGCTTCAGCGCATGATCTGA
- a CDS encoding bifunctional folylpolyglutamate synthase/dihydrofolate synthase, whose product MGPRGNAEDVQDWLQGLTRFGIRPGLVRMRWMLDRLGHPERGLRFLHVAGTNGKGSTCAFLESILDAAGYRVGMFISPPMAGERSRVSVGGQAIPEDVLIGYLRVLQPLARELEVREDLGALTHFEVWTLVALRYFEQTRPDVVVWETGLGGRLDSTNVVVPEAAVITQVGFDHMGVLGHTIKQIATEKAGIIKERVPVFTTANGVALRVIDEVAAGVNSAVWALDREWAVADRRVLRLGAGLPPEGQQFSWSGDGETISDLRIRLLGAHQCENAGVAVAVARYLDRSGVVSVPGWAIRRGLERAAWPGRLEVAGLSPLILLDGAHNPDGARRLAEALREIRPGTWGLVVGVLADKDVDGILSALKDVASWMIATAPDTPRAMDPDSLATRMRRIGAEVAAVCPNPLDALETAAAAVGSGGAVCVTGSLYMVMDVRAGGKLRVESQ is encoded by the coding sequence GTGGGGCCGCGGGGAAATGCCGAGGATGTCCAGGACTGGTTGCAAGGGTTGACACGTTTTGGAATCCGTCCGGGTCTTGTGAGGATGCGGTGGATGCTGGATCGTTTGGGTCACCCGGAGCGGGGGTTGCGGTTTTTACACGTAGCGGGCACCAACGGCAAAGGCTCCACTTGTGCCTTTCTGGAATCCATCTTGGACGCGGCGGGGTACCGCGTGGGGATGTTTATTTCCCCTCCTATGGCGGGGGAGCGAAGCCGGGTGAGCGTAGGCGGCCAAGCGATTCCGGAGGATGTCCTCATCGGGTATCTGCGGGTTCTGCAACCGTTGGCCAGGGAGCTAGAAGTCCGAGAAGATCTTGGTGCACTGACTCATTTTGAAGTGTGGACCCTCGTGGCTCTGCGGTATTTTGAGCAAACCAGGCCTGATGTGGTGGTCTGGGAAACGGGACTCGGCGGCCGGCTCGATTCCACCAATGTCGTGGTGCCCGAGGCAGCGGTCATCACCCAGGTGGGATTCGATCATATGGGGGTTCTTGGGCACACTATTAAACAAATCGCAACGGAAAAGGCCGGCATCATCAAGGAGCGGGTACCGGTCTTCACCACGGCGAATGGGGTCGCCCTCCGGGTGATCGATGAAGTGGCGGCCGGCGTAAACAGTGCGGTATGGGCCCTGGATCGGGAATGGGCAGTGGCGGATCGCCGGGTGCTCCGCCTGGGGGCCGGGCTGCCGCCGGAGGGGCAACAGTTTTCATGGAGTGGGGACGGAGAGACGATATCCGACCTCCGGATTCGGCTTCTTGGGGCCCACCAGTGTGAGAATGCCGGGGTGGCGGTGGCTGTGGCGCGGTATCTGGACCGGTCCGGGGTCGTCTCCGTCCCCGGGTGGGCGATCCGCCGGGGGTTGGAGAGGGCCGCGTGGCCGGGGCGGTTGGAGGTGGCCGGACTGTCGCCCCTGATCCTGTTGGACGGGGCCCATAACCCGGACGGGGCGCGACGACTCGCAGAAGCGTTGCGCGAGATCCGCCCGGGCACTTGGGGACTCGTGGTCGGCGTTTTGGCAGATAAGGATGTAGATGGGATTCTGTCGGCTTTGAAAGATGTCGCCAGTTGGATGATCGCCACGGCGCCGGATACCCCCCGGGCCATGGACCCGGACAGTTTGGCGACGAGGATGCGTCGAATCGGGGCGGAGGTGGCGGCGGTCTGCCCGAACCCCCTGGACGCCTTGGAGACGGCCGCAGCAGCGGTAGGCTCCGGTGGAGCGGTGTGTGTCACCGGGTCCCTTTACATGGTGATGGACGTCCGAGCCGGAGGGAAGTTGAGGGTGGAGAGCCAGTGA
- the murC gene encoding UDP-N-acetylmuramate--L-alanine ligase: MEQLGKHVHFVGIGGYGMSALARVLLDWHISVSGSDVAANALTDELARRGAVIAIGHRASQVDGADCVVYSSAVSPDNPELVEARRRGVRILHRSELLAEILQAKKGIAVAGAHGKTTTSSMIAFVMNQAGLDPTYIVGGVISNLGENAKAGLGPYAVAEADESDGTFLNYHPYVAVVTNIEPDHLENYGGKFENLRGAYERFLGQVREGGLAVLCADDPELSNLGSQIAGRTVWYGFSSGADWTAEDVDLHDGHSRCRVFYRKKYVGDLTLSVPGRHNISDALAAIAVCREAGIPFSTIAEILSSFRGAKRRFQQIADVAGILIVDDYAHHPTEIEATLAAARTTGRRIVAVFQPQRYTRTHFLLDQFSYAFKDADEVIITDIYSPVGEQKIAGVSAERLAQLIRERSNERVRFLRQKQDVINDLLSRVHPGDLVLFMGAGDIWMAARQLAEALQDGLAEPMARA; the protein is encoded by the coding sequence ATGGAACAATTGGGGAAGCATGTACATTTTGTTGGCATCGGCGGCTATGGGATGAGTGCCCTAGCCCGGGTCTTACTCGACTGGCACATTTCGGTTTCGGGATCGGATGTGGCGGCTAATGCGCTGACGGATGAGCTTGCCCGGCGGGGTGCTGTTATCGCCATCGGACATCGGGCAAGTCAGGTCGATGGCGCGGATTGTGTGGTGTATTCATCAGCAGTGTCCCCCGACAATCCGGAGTTGGTAGAGGCGAGGCGACGGGGGGTGCGCATTCTTCACCGATCGGAACTCTTGGCGGAGATTCTCCAAGCTAAAAAAGGGATTGCCGTTGCGGGAGCCCACGGAAAAACCACCACCTCTTCGATGATCGCCTTTGTGATGAACCAGGCGGGGCTGGATCCCACCTATATTGTCGGAGGCGTCATTTCTAACCTAGGCGAGAACGCAAAGGCAGGCCTGGGTCCTTACGCGGTGGCGGAGGCGGATGAAAGCGACGGGACCTTTTTAAATTATCATCCCTATGTGGCCGTAGTCACCAATATTGAGCCGGATCATCTGGAGAATTACGGTGGGAAATTCGAGAATTTGCGCGGAGCCTATGAAAGGTTCCTCGGGCAAGTGCGGGAGGGGGGTCTGGCCGTCCTGTGTGCGGACGATCCCGAGCTGTCGAATCTAGGCAGCCAAATAGCCGGCCGCACCGTCTGGTACGGTTTTTCTTCCGGGGCGGATTGGACTGCCGAGGACGTCGATCTTCACGATGGTCACTCCCGCTGCCGTGTTTTCTATCGCAAGAAGTACGTTGGGGACCTCACCCTGTCGGTGCCCGGGCGACACAACATCAGCGATGCTCTCGCTGCCATCGCTGTCTGTCGGGAAGCGGGGATCCCCTTCTCGACGATTGCTGAGATTCTATCCAGTTTTCGGGGGGCTAAGCGGCGTTTCCAGCAGATCGCCGATGTGGCCGGGATCTTGATTGTGGATGACTACGCCCATCACCCCACGGAAATCGAGGCCACCCTGGCGGCAGCTCGAACCACCGGACGGCGGATTGTCGCCGTTTTTCAGCCTCAGCGTTACACGCGCACCCATTTTCTTCTCGATCAGTTCAGTTATGCGTTCAAAGATGCGGACGAGGTCATTATTACTGATATCTATTCCCCGGTCGGGGAACAGAAGATCGCCGGAGTCAGCGCCGAGCGCCTTGCCCAGTTGATTCGGGAAAGGAGCAATGAACGGGTTCGGTTTTTGCGGCAAAAGCAGGACGTCATCAACGATCTGCTCAGTCGGGTTCATCCCGGGGATCTGGTCCTGTTCATGGGGGCCGGGGACATTTGGATGGCAGCACGGCAGTTAGCCGAAGCTTTGCAAGACGGCTTGGCAGAACCGATGGCCCGGGCCTGA
- a CDS encoding type IV pilus twitching motility protein PilT encodes MMARWLEQAQAGGASDLHLTVGAPPMLRVDGRLRPLGGGILTSEETERYAREVLGGEFSRLSEMGDVDTALDWVGPEGGDAHRIRVNVYRQRMGISLAIRLVPDVIPKLDSLGLPAVVRTMVDQPYGLVLVTGPTGSGKTTTLAALIDEMNDRFDRHIITLEDPIEYVHVHRRCLIEQREVGKDVPDFSRGLRAALRQDPDVILVGEMRDLETIQTAITAAETGHLVLGTLHTGDAVQTVDRLIDVFPAHQQQQIRTQLAAILRVVIAQRLVRRIGGAGRVPLAEVLINTPAVANLIRSDKTHQLHTVMQTGRSQGMQTFDMHVRELVSGGVIDQEEGRLAVFGDRIDRFGG; translated from the coding sequence ATGATGGCCAGATGGCTGGAACAAGCCCAGGCCGGAGGAGCGTCCGATCTCCATTTGACTGTGGGGGCACCGCCTATGCTTCGGGTGGATGGTCGATTGCGGCCACTTGGCGGTGGGATACTGACCTCCGAGGAGACGGAGCGATATGCCCGGGAGGTTTTGGGAGGGGAATTCTCCCGGCTATCGGAGATGGGGGATGTGGATACAGCATTGGATTGGGTTGGGCCAGAAGGGGGAGACGCACACCGGATTCGGGTTAACGTCTACCGGCAACGGATGGGAATCAGTTTGGCGATTCGTCTGGTGCCAGATGTGATTCCCAAGCTGGACAGCCTAGGGCTCCCGGCGGTGGTACGCACGATGGTCGACCAACCCTATGGACTCGTGTTGGTGACCGGTCCCACCGGCAGCGGGAAAACCACGACGCTGGCCGCCTTGATCGACGAAATGAACGATCGATTTGATCGGCATATTATCACATTGGAAGATCCTATTGAATACGTTCATGTACATCGCCGGTGTCTCATCGAGCAGCGGGAAGTGGGCAAGGATGTACCGGATTTCAGCCGCGGGCTGCGAGCGGCGCTGCGCCAGGATCCCGACGTCATTCTGGTGGGGGAGATGCGGGATTTAGAAACGATTCAGACGGCCATTACGGCTGCGGAAACTGGGCACTTGGTCCTTGGGACCCTACATACAGGGGACGCCGTTCAAACGGTGGACCGGCTGATCGACGTTTTCCCCGCCCACCAACAGCAGCAGATTCGTACACAGTTGGCGGCGATTCTCCGGGTGGTGATCGCCCAGCGGCTGGTCAGGCGTATTGGGGGCGCCGGGCGGGTGCCACTGGCCGAGGTCTTGATCAATACTCCGGCGGTGGCGAATCTGATTCGCTCGGACAAGACCCATCAACTCCATACGGTGATGCAAACTGGGCGAAGCCAAGGCATGCAAACCTTCGACATGCACGTTAGGGAACTGGTCTCGGGTGGGGTGATCGATCAGGAAGAAGGCCGCTTGGCTGTGTTCGGCGACCGAATCGATCGATTCGGAGGATGA
- a CDS encoding G5 domain-containing protein: protein MRQWGRKRLYALAAAVAVTMAGGGAAAVSSAKTVILDVDGAKRTIRVWNTPSVAELLRQQGVAFSLQDIVAPVPGTRIEGSLQVVVIHGKRVRLQDGAGQEQEKVTHMPTVGMALKEWGISLKGNDSVSPSLTASISPGELIRITRRDQKVVVNEEKIPFQTERQSTDQLDQGTEKVLSPGVEGLQRVTTTIFYENGKEVDRKVERTVVTPPSDRVVAVGTRPRPVMLASRGMESFTGGTALTVVATAYSGGGITATGHVPQRGTVAVDPSVISLGTPLFIPGYGQGVADDVGGAVRGNRVDLYFPTEAEAQAFGRRILTVYIGR from the coding sequence GTGCGACAGTGGGGACGGAAACGCCTTTACGCGTTGGCGGCGGCGGTCGCGGTGACGATGGCTGGGGGAGGGGCAGCGGCCGTGTCGTCGGCGAAGACGGTCATCCTCGATGTGGATGGGGCGAAACGCACCATACGCGTGTGGAATACCCCGTCGGTGGCCGAATTGTTGCGGCAGCAGGGGGTCGCTTTCTCCCTCCAGGATATCGTTGCCCCGGTGCCGGGAACGCGGATTGAGGGTTCCCTCCAAGTGGTCGTGATACACGGGAAACGGGTACGTCTTCAGGATGGTGCTGGGCAAGAACAAGAGAAAGTCACACACATGCCGACGGTGGGCATGGCTTTGAAAGAGTGGGGAATATCGCTGAAAGGAAACGATTCGGTGAGTCCATCCCTTACCGCGAGCATATCCCCCGGGGAATTGATCCGCATCACGCGCCGGGATCAGAAAGTGGTCGTCAACGAAGAAAAGATACCTTTTCAGACCGAACGTCAGTCCACTGACCAACTGGATCAAGGCACAGAAAAAGTACTGTCGCCCGGTGTGGAAGGGTTACAGCGCGTGACGACGACGATTTTTTACGAGAACGGTAAAGAGGTCGACCGCAAAGTGGAGCGCACGGTTGTCACTCCTCCCTCAGACCGGGTGGTGGCGGTGGGGACCCGTCCGAGGCCGGTGATGTTGGCGTCCCGAGGTATGGAGTCTTTCACTGGGGGGACGGCCCTCACGGTGGTGGCCACCGCGTACAGCGGGGGTGGGATCACGGCGACGGGCCATGTGCCCCAGCGGGGAACGGTGGCGGTTGATCCCTCGGTGATTTCTTTGGGGACTCCGTTGTTTATCCCCGGTTATGGTCAAGGGGTGGCGGATGATGTGGGAGGAGCCGTTCGTGGAAACCGCGTGGATTTGTACTTTCCGACTGAGGCGGAAGCACAAGCCTTCGGCCGGCGCATTTTGACGGTGTATATCGGGCGGTGA
- a CDS encoding SPOR domain-containing protein, with amino-acid sequence MDKARITVRLSEDRPRLSRADVPGETAPSRPAGSASADRPSRPEALKTGSFHHNLQPRADRPALRASKGIPPRRGWPAGLRYLVKHWLLPATIALTVGTLLGGICFSVFTRSGPPSPDSNATSNIHLYTIQVGAFSDGARAQALAASLEKRGITAKLSGGRPTLVLVGVTIDPAVPGPFGDMLRNMNVPMAVKLYRPPAPPGQIQGVSDSKAVVQALEKSVDLLGIGVDEWSKGGADAQGQANLNRGLQEVSPVLDRGAQELRAAGRKSQADRLEKWKEDLSAVVGGIRSGEAPGPLMGTFLQAMDDYEQLIADLSAGKAPGPAAGG; translated from the coding sequence GTGGACAAGGCCAGAATCACCGTTCGGTTGTCCGAGGACCGGCCCCGGCTGAGCCGCGCGGATGTCCCGGGAGAAACTGCCCCGTCCAGGCCCGCGGGTTCCGCTTCCGCGGACAGGCCGAGTCGTCCCGAGGCTTTGAAGACCGGGTCTTTTCATCACAATCTACAACCGAGAGCCGATCGCCCGGCCCTGCGTGCCTCCAAGGGCATTCCACCGCGCCGAGGGTGGCCGGCCGGGCTGCGGTATCTCGTCAAACATTGGTTATTGCCAGCGACCATCGCCCTGACCGTCGGAACTTTACTCGGCGGGATTTGTTTTTCTGTGTTCACCCGATCCGGGCCCCCATCTCCTGATTCGAATGCCACCTCGAACATTCACCTGTACACGATACAGGTAGGGGCCTTTTCTGACGGGGCGCGTGCCCAGGCTCTGGCTGCGTCCCTTGAGAAGCGTGGTATCACGGCAAAATTGTCCGGGGGTAGGCCGACTCTGGTCCTGGTTGGGGTGACGATAGACCCGGCCGTGCCAGGTCCCTTCGGAGATATGCTTCGAAACATGAATGTACCCATGGCTGTGAAGCTCTACCGGCCTCCCGCTCCTCCTGGACAGATACAAGGGGTTTCTGATTCTAAGGCTGTGGTACAGGCTTTGGAAAAATCGGTCGATCTCCTTGGGATTGGGGTAGACGAGTGGTCGAAAGGGGGCGCTGATGCCCAAGGCCAGGCGAACCTGAATCGGGGATTACAGGAGGTGAGCCCGGTTCTCGACAGGGGGGCGCAGGAGCTGCGGGCGGCGGGACGAAAATCCCAAGCGGACCGGCTGGAAAAATGGAAAGAGGATCTGAGTGCCGTAGTCGGTGGAATTCGGAGCGGGGAGGCCCCAGGTCCGCTAATGGGCACTTTCCTGCAGGCGATGGACGACTACGAACAGCTGATTGCCGATTTGTCCGCTGGAAAAGCGCCAGGTCCGGCCGCTGGTGGGTGA
- a CDS encoding DUF4321 domain-containing protein — MGKSSNIGRAVLYGVVGLIIGNVGGDLLGQAHVPFVAQSTSIRWQPGADLHVVKYHLDLQITINMVGLVGGVVGLWLARKR, encoded by the coding sequence GTGGGAAAGTCGTCGAACATCGGACGCGCCGTTCTATATGGTGTCGTGGGTTTGATCATCGGCAACGTGGGTGGAGATCTTCTCGGCCAAGCTCACGTCCCCTTTGTGGCTCAATCCACATCCATCAGGTGGCAACCCGGGGCCGATCTTCACGTGGTGAAATATCATTTGGATTTGCAGATCACAATAAACATGGTGGGGCTTGTCGGTGGGGTCGTCGGACTGTGGTTGGCACGAAAACGGTAG
- a CDS encoding Maf family protein — protein sequence MKRELVLASGSPRREALLRGLGLQFDVLRPQVDEVYDAQWPPGKIVRELARMKARWGAARRPRALVIGADTLVVVDRRILGKPSSPDEAVHMLMELQGRAHTVYSGVAVIDAVTGREETGFRATEVRMRPFSQDRAKAYVKTGEPMDKAGAYAIQGVGALLIDSISGDFWTVVGLPLGLLDGLLQTFDVGLFPDF from the coding sequence ATGAAACGGGAACTGGTCCTGGCATCGGGTTCCCCGCGACGTGAGGCTCTCCTTAGGGGACTGGGCTTGCAGTTCGATGTCCTGAGGCCTCAAGTGGATGAAGTGTATGATGCACAGTGGCCGCCGGGGAAGATCGTACGGGAATTAGCGAGGATGAAGGCTCGCTGGGGAGCGGCCCGTCGACCCCGGGCCCTGGTGATCGGGGCAGACACCCTGGTGGTCGTCGATCGCCGGATCTTGGGAAAGCCTTCTTCCCCCGACGAGGCTGTCCACATGCTGATGGAGTTACAAGGGCGGGCGCACACGGTGTATTCGGGAGTGGCCGTGATCGATGCTGTCACCGGCCGGGAAGAAACCGGGTTTCGCGCCACCGAAGTTCGGATGCGCCCGTTTTCGCAAGACCGCGCCAAGGCTTACGTGAAGACGGGGGAACCCATGGATAAAGCGGGAGCCTACGCGATTCAAGGGGTTGGTGCGCTTCTGATTGATTCTATATCAGGGGATTTCTGGACGGTGGTCGGCCTTCCCCTCGGACTGTTGGACGGGTTGCTTCAGACCTTTGATGTGGGGTTGTTCCCGGACTTTTGA